The Streptomyces tendae genome has a window encoding:
- a CDS encoding DUF6098 family protein yields the protein MEARDDMPVVGTLAELTALVERERGLYVRWSRGPAIDLHAVSSIDDLTGVAMPGLSANPLDVEEWWRDRPAALWVARRLYDYEHLPREKGAGIRPWVLRGREAGRGPDNEPLVTDVSPLCRIADDVIEEAHAEVARQENPWGPLRRVNR from the coding sequence ATGGAGGCAAGGGACGACATGCCCGTCGTCGGCACCCTCGCGGAGCTCACCGCGCTGGTGGAGCGTGAGCGCGGGCTGTACGTCCGCTGGTCCCGGGGGCCGGCGATCGACCTGCACGCCGTGTCCAGCATCGACGACCTGACGGGCGTGGCCATGCCCGGCCTGTCCGCCAACCCGCTCGACGTGGAGGAGTGGTGGCGGGACCGGCCGGCGGCCCTGTGGGTGGCACGACGGCTGTACGACTACGAGCACCTGCCCCGGGAGAAGGGCGCCGGCATCCGGCCCTGGGTGCTCAGGGGCCGCGAGGCGGGTCGCGGTCCGGACAACGAGCCGCTGGTCACCGACGTGAGTCCGCTGTGCCGGATCGCGGACGACGTCATCGAGGAGGCGCACGCGGAAGTGGCCCGCCAGGAGAATCCCTGGGGGCCACTGCGCCGCGTCAACCGCTGA
- a CDS encoding DUF488 domain-containing protein, translated as MTSVRVRRVYEPPEPGDGVRVLVDRLWPRGPAKDAARVDEWPKALTPSTELRRWYHADEGPFDEFRERYEAELTAPEAAGAVQRVRELAGAGPVTLLTASKQPELSHAEVLARLLSD; from the coding sequence GTGACGAGCGTGCGCGTGCGCCGTGTGTACGAACCGCCCGAGCCCGGCGACGGGGTAAGGGTCCTGGTCGACCGGCTGTGGCCGCGCGGTCCGGCGAAGGACGCGGCGCGGGTGGACGAGTGGCCCAAGGCGCTGACCCCTTCCACGGAGCTGCGCCGCTGGTATCACGCGGACGAGGGCCCCTTCGACGAGTTCCGTGAGCGCTACGAGGCCGAACTGACCGCCCCGGAGGCGGCCGGGGCGGTGCAGCGGGTACGGGAGCTGGCCGGGGCGGGCCCGGTGACCCTGCTGACCGCGTCGAAGCAGCCGGAGCTCAGCCACGCCGAGGTACTGGCGCGGCTGCTCTCGGACTGA
- a CDS encoding TetR/AcrR family transcriptional regulator, producing MAKRVVPEERRRRRRPTKGGVVLSERLIVEAALRLLREHGSAGLTARRLGLALDCDPSTLYRYFRGMDDLTLAIGDALIGQALDGWHPTGRWRHDLRGLGLRIHAAYVSHPQAAVLTASRVSGRANELAADEAVLDVLRTAGFPPAGTVRVYQAFIDTTLAFAALDAASLALPDAVRRADEDMWRSTYARLPAATHPRIAETALLLAARMVTSAYPTALDMLLSSAERDLAELGVSGAEPGPPSA from the coding sequence ATGGCCAAGCGTGTGGTCCCCGAGGAGCGGCGGCGCCGCCGCAGGCCCACCAAGGGCGGCGTCGTGCTCTCGGAGCGGCTGATCGTCGAGGCGGCGCTGCGTCTGCTGCGCGAACACGGCAGCGCGGGCCTGACCGCACGCCGCCTCGGACTCGCCCTGGACTGCGACCCGAGCACGCTCTACCGCTACTTCCGCGGCATGGACGACCTGACCCTCGCCATCGGTGACGCGCTGATCGGCCAGGCGCTCGACGGCTGGCACCCCACCGGGCGGTGGCGCCACGACCTGCGCGGCCTCGGGCTGCGCATCCACGCGGCGTACGTGTCCCACCCGCAGGCGGCGGTCCTCACCGCGAGCCGGGTCTCCGGCCGGGCCAACGAACTCGCCGCCGACGAGGCGGTCCTGGACGTCCTGCGCACCGCCGGCTTCCCGCCGGCCGGCACCGTCCGCGTCTACCAGGCCTTCATCGACACCACGCTGGCGTTCGCCGCCCTCGACGCCGCGTCCCTCGCCCTGCCCGACGCCGTGCGGCGGGCCGACGAGGACATGTGGCGCTCGACCTACGCCCGGCTGCCCGCCGCCACCCACCCGCGCATCGCCGAGACCGCCCTGCTGCTCGCCGCCCGCATGGTCACCAGCGCCTACCCCACGGCGCTGGACATGCTGCTGTCGAGCGCGGAGCGGGACCTGGCGGAGCTCGGGGTCAGTGGTGCAGAGCCCGGGCCGCCGTCCGCGTGA
- a CDS encoding saccharopine dehydrogenase family protein translates to MRVLLVGAGGVGTAVTRIAARRPFFDLMVVADYDPARAEATVAALGADGGRFRAERVDAGDEARVTALLERHGCDVLLNATDPRFVMPLFRAARAGGATYVDMAMSLSRPHGERPYEECGVKLGDEQFAQADDWAGAGQLALVGMGVEPGMSDVFARHAADELFDEIDEIGVRDGANLTVDGYDFAPSFSIWTTIEECLNPPVVYEKDRGWFTTEPFSEPEVFDFPEGIGPVECVNVEHEEVLLVPRWVDARRVTFKYGLGREFTDTLRTLHLLGLDRTEPVTVPGPDGPVRVSPRDVVAACLPDPATLGDRMHGKTCAGTWVRGTKDGAPREVYLYHVVDNQWSMSEYGCQAVVWQTAVNPVIALELLATGAWSGSGVLGPEAFPARPFLDLLTVYGSPWGQREQ, encoded by the coding sequence ATGCGTGTACTGCTGGTGGGAGCGGGCGGCGTGGGTACCGCCGTCACCCGGATCGCGGCCCGGCGGCCGTTCTTCGACCTGATGGTGGTGGCCGACTACGACCCGGCGCGGGCCGAGGCGACGGTCGCGGCGCTCGGCGCGGACGGCGGCCGGTTCCGCGCCGAGCGGGTCGACGCCGGCGACGAGGCGCGGGTGACGGCACTGCTGGAGCGGCACGGCTGCGACGTCCTGCTGAACGCCACGGACCCCCGGTTCGTGATGCCGCTGTTCCGCGCGGCCCGGGCGGGCGGCGCCACCTATGTCGACATGGCGATGTCCCTGTCCCGCCCGCACGGCGAGCGGCCCTACGAGGAGTGCGGGGTCAAGCTGGGCGACGAGCAGTTCGCGCAGGCCGACGACTGGGCCGGGGCGGGGCAGTTGGCGCTGGTCGGCATGGGCGTGGAGCCCGGGATGTCGGACGTGTTCGCCCGGCACGCGGCCGACGAGCTCTTCGACGAGATCGATGAGATCGGGGTCCGCGACGGCGCGAACCTCACGGTGGACGGCTACGACTTCGCGCCGTCCTTCAGCATCTGGACGACGATCGAGGAGTGCCTCAACCCGCCCGTGGTCTACGAGAAGGACCGCGGCTGGTTCACCACCGAACCCTTCAGCGAGCCCGAGGTGTTCGACTTCCCCGAGGGCATCGGCCCAGTGGAGTGCGTGAACGTGGAGCACGAGGAGGTGCTGCTGGTGCCCCGCTGGGTGGACGCGCGCCGCGTCACCTTCAAGTACGGCCTGGGCCGCGAGTTCACGGACACGCTCCGCACGCTGCACCTGCTGGGCCTGGACCGCACCGAGCCGGTGACCGTGCCGGGGCCCGACGGCCCCGTGCGGGTCTCCCCCCGGGACGTCGTCGCCGCCTGCCTTCCGGACCCGGCGACGCTCGGCGACCGGATGCACGGCAAGACCTGCGCGGGCACCTGGGTGCGGGGCACCAAGGACGGCGCGCCGCGCGAGGTGTACCTGTACCACGTGGTGGACAACCAGTGGTCGATGAGCGAGTACGGCTGCCAGGCCGTGGTGTGGCAGACGGCCGTCAACCCCGTGATCGCCCTCGAACTGCTGGCGACCGGCGCCTGGTCCGGCTCGGGCGTGCTCGGCCCCGAGGCGTTCCCCGCGCGCCCCTTCCTCGACCTGCTCACCGTCTACGGATCCCCCTGGGGGCAGCGCGAGCAGTGA
- a CDS encoding LysR family transcriptional regulator ArgP yields MREDLPLDQVRTLLAVVDEGTFDAAAAALHVTPSAVSQRVKALEQSTGRVLLLRTRPVRPTESGEVLVRLARQVARLERDAYAELGLSGAGEPTRVSVAVNADSLATWFLDALVRLPARSRLCFELRREDESHTAALLREGTVMAAVTSSPDPVPGCSVRHLGRMRYLPVAHPEFAAELLTHPLAESVPAAPVVVFDRRDDFQDGFVRRLTGGRTGASILRHHVPTSEGFAEAVAAGLGWGMVPEAQAVPLLRAGRVTVFAPGQEVDAALYWQQWKLDSPALAAVADAVTRTAARALHH; encoded by the coding sequence GTGAGGGAAGACCTTCCGCTCGACCAGGTACGGACGCTGCTCGCGGTGGTGGACGAGGGGACGTTCGACGCGGCGGCCGCCGCGCTGCACGTGACGCCCTCGGCGGTCAGCCAGCGGGTGAAGGCGCTGGAGCAGAGCACCGGGCGGGTGCTGCTGCTGCGGACCCGGCCGGTGCGGCCCACCGAGTCCGGCGAGGTGCTCGTGCGGCTGGCCCGCCAGGTGGCCCGGCTGGAGCGGGACGCGTACGCGGAGCTGGGGCTGAGCGGTGCCGGGGAGCCGACCCGGGTGTCGGTCGCGGTCAACGCGGACTCCCTGGCCACCTGGTTCCTGGACGCCCTGGTCCGGCTGCCGGCGCGGTCCCGGCTCTGCTTCGAACTGCGCCGGGAGGACGAGTCCCACACGGCCGCGCTGCTGCGCGAGGGGACGGTGATGGCCGCGGTGACGTCCTCCCCCGACCCGGTGCCGGGCTGCTCGGTGCGGCACCTGGGGCGGATGCGCTACCTGCCGGTGGCGCACCCGGAGTTCGCGGCGGAGCTGCTGACGCACCCCCTCGCGGAGTCGGTGCCGGCGGCGCCGGTGGTGGTCTTCGACCGGCGGGACGACTTCCAGGACGGGTTCGTACGGCGGCTCACCGGCGGTCGTACGGGGGCGAGCATCCTGCGCCACCACGTGCCGACCTCGGAGGGGTTCGCCGAGGCGGTGGCCGCGGGTCTCGGCTGGGGCATGGTCCCCGAGGCGCAGGCGGTGCCGCTGCTGCGGGCCGGGCGGGTCACGGTGTTCGCCCCGGGCCAGGAGGTCGACGCGGCCCTGTACTGGCAGCAGTGGAAGCTGGACTCCCCCGCGCTCGCGGCGGTCGCCGACGCGGTCACGCGGACGGCGGCCCGGGCTCTGCACCACTGA
- a CDS encoding LysE/ArgO family amino acid transporter, which produces MTSAFTTAAAGFGTGLSLIVAIGAQNAFVLRQGIRRDAVLAVVGICALSDALLIALGVGGVGAVVVAWPAALTVVGWIGGAFLLGYGALAARRVFRPAGAVLEAGGDAAGSRRRAVLTCLALTWLNPHVYLDTVFLVGSVAADHGPARWTFGLGAALASLCWFAALGFGGRLLARFLARPAAWRVLDGLVAATMIVLGVTLVLGA; this is translated from the coding sequence ATGACCAGCGCTTTCACCACCGCCGCCGCCGGTTTCGGCACCGGCCTCTCCCTGATCGTCGCCATCGGCGCGCAGAACGCCTTCGTCCTGCGCCAGGGGATCCGCCGGGACGCCGTGCTCGCCGTCGTCGGCATCTGCGCCCTGTCCGACGCCCTCCTCATCGCCCTGGGGGTCGGCGGGGTGGGCGCCGTGGTGGTGGCCTGGCCCGCGGCTCTGACGGTGGTGGGCTGGATCGGCGGCGCCTTCCTCCTCGGCTACGGCGCCCTGGCCGCCCGCAGGGTGTTCCGCCCGGCCGGCGCCGTCCTGGAGGCGGGGGGCGACGCGGCCGGCTCGCGCCGCCGCGCCGTCCTCACCTGCCTCGCCCTGACCTGGCTCAACCCGCACGTCTACCTGGACACCGTGTTCCTGGTCGGCTCGGTCGCCGCCGACCACGGCCCGGCGCGCTGGACCTTCGGTCTCGGGGCGGCGCTGGCCAGCCTCTGCTGGTTCGCCGCGCTGGGCTTCGGCGGCCGGCTGCTCGCCCGCTTCCTGGCCCGCCCGGCCGCCTGGCGCGTACTGGACGGCCTGGTGGCCGCCACCATGATCGTCCTGGGTGTGACGCTCGTCCTCGGAGCCTGA
- a CDS encoding WhiB family transcriptional regulator, with protein sequence MDNWRHSAACRTEDPELFFPIGTSGPALMQTEQAKAVCRRCPVQEQCLEWALESGQSIGVWGGTSETERRALKRRIAARRSSRGA encoded by the coding sequence ATGGACAACTGGCGGCACAGCGCGGCCTGCCGGACCGAGGACCCCGAGCTGTTCTTCCCGATCGGCACCTCCGGTCCTGCCCTGATGCAGACCGAGCAGGCGAAGGCGGTCTGCCGGCGCTGCCCCGTACAGGAGCAGTGCCTGGAGTGGGCCCTGGAGAGCGGGCAGTCCATCGGTGTGTGGGGCGGCACGAGCGAGACGGAGCGCCGTGCGCTCAAGCGACGTATCGCGGCGCGCCGTTCGTCGCGCGGGGCGTGA